Part of the Candidatus Delongbacteria bacterium genome is shown below.
TCATTTGTTTCCAACTGTACACTGTATTTATCCCCTGATTGAAGGTCTACAGAACTTATGTATTCTAATACAATTTTTGATATATAATTATAAAATTCTAACATATTGAGCATCCCCACTATCACTTTTCTTTTCTAATACATTAATTTTTTCAAAATACAACACAATTTCCTCTTTTGTAAACTTATCAAAGAAAAGCCCTCTTTTTTCTAGTTCATTCCATAGTGCATTTAAACGAATTTTATCATTATTTCCTATAGCAAGTTTTGTAAAAAATATAATCCACTCTTGTGTCAAATTTAGGGTAGACCCTAAACGACCACGTGCCTTAAGGAAATCTCCTTTTGCAATGTCCAAAATACCCATTTCATACTTATCAAATGCGCTTTCTCGATTTGCTGTACCGCCGCTTTTACAATCGTGCAAAGTAGTTAACAATCTATCAATACATTCATATTCGCCAAAAATATCCTCATATACAAGCGTGTTTAATTCTGGCATATTGTGAATTGATCTGATTTGATAGATTAATTGATCAATCGAATCTGTAAAAATAAGACGTTCTTCAGGTGTCAATTGGTTTAACGCTTGCTTAATTTCCATAAAAGATCCATTGAATGTTTCATCTGAAGTTTGGTTAAGTATCTGTATTAGGTTTGTATAAGCAAAAATATCTTTTGATTTTGATTGAATCATATTCCACCCCTTAACATAACTTGGGCGTGTTTTAGATATTTTTTCCCATTCAACAAAATAATGTACAGGATAAATATGTGTTTCAGCGGTAAACCCTGCTTTCAAATTCATAATGACTTGACTTACATAAAAAAACAAATAATACTTAAACAACTTGGTAACGCTTGTCATAAAAAGCTGCTCATCTTGCGATAAAAATTCAAAATCTTCAACAAAGCTTGCTTGAATTTCAGGGATAAGAGCTGCACAATCAAAGTTGCTATTTGACTTTTTGGATTTAAATTCCGGAAGTACACCAATCATAATTTCATCTAATAAATGCTCCGGTTGGGTCTTCATTATTTTTTCAACACAGGTAGTTACGTTTTCATCAATAAATGTTTTAACAAAAAAAGTCGCAATATTTTCAATACTCTTCTTTACTTTGCCCTGATAAAGAAAAACTTTAGGATGAAAACTGGATAAATAGCCTTCTTTAAAATATAAATCATTTATTATATTTTTCAATTCACTATTACAGTTAGTATTAATTTTTTGGAAAATATGTTCCATCATTTCATTTTCATCATTTAGTTCAACTGATTCTGTATTCAACATTTTTTGAAAAATCACTTTAATAAGAACATCGTAATTATCAATCCCTACACGGATATTACCATGAGTGTCAAAAGGAAGAACCTCGTTTTTTTTCAATGTATTAAGTCTTAAAGCTGCATTTTTTATGCCCATTTTATTTTCAATAGATTCGACGTCTAACCTATATCCATTAATTTGACT
Proteins encoded:
- the dptG gene encoding DNA phosphorothioation-dependent restriction protein DptG: MSQINGYRLDVESIENKMGIKNAALRLNTLKKNEVLPFDTHGNIRVGIDNYDVLIKVIFQKMLNTESVELNDENEMMEHIFQKINTNCNSELKNIINDLYFKEGYLSSFHPKVFLYQGKVKKSIENIATFFVKTFIDENVTTCVEKIMKTQPEHLLDEIMIGVLPEFKSKKSNSNFDCAALIPEIQASFVEDFEFLSQDEQLFMTSVTKLFKYYLFFYVSQVIMNLKAGFTAETHIYPVHYFVEWEKISKTRPSYVKGWNMIQSKSKDIFAYTNLIQILNQTSDETFNGSFMEIKQALNQLTPEERLIFTDSIDQLIYQIRSIHNMPELNTLVYEDIFGEYECIDRLLTTLHDCKSGGTANRESAFDKYEMGILDIAKGDFLKARGRLGSTLNLTQEWIIFFTKLAIGNNDKIRLNALWNELEKRGLFFDKFTKEEIVLYFEKINVLEKKSDSGDAQYVRIL